A portion of the Chryseobacterium tructae genome contains these proteins:
- a CDS encoding polysaccharide deacetylase family protein, with protein sequence MILLTFNIANIEAEVKRGSQITDGDRLKITEENTKAILRILDIHDTKASFFVEVSLAEKLQNLIKAISSQGHEIAFYNKGSNLEEIENAKKDIQDLLGKQIRGIRQKDVKIPQENLKLLEFNYVSNIDNANILFPFKRLKRDTEITEEDGLSIVPESISPYSQLPYNDFVFQILPMKYYQNMVLETLQNEEFVLVYLNIWQFTDFNKYRFDIPFYRSLFSGKKMEDKLEDFLSFINEKEMATSRMKDYIF encoded by the coding sequence ATGATATTGTTGACTTTTAACATTGCGAATATTGAGGCCGAAGTAAAAAGAGGTTCTCAGATTACCGATGGAGATAGGTTGAAAATAACAGAAGAGAATACAAAAGCGATTCTCAGAATTTTAGATATTCATGATACAAAAGCAAGTTTTTTTGTGGAGGTTTCTCTTGCTGAAAAACTGCAAAATCTTATCAAAGCAATTTCATCCCAAGGGCATGAAATTGCTTTTTATAATAAAGGTTCAAATCTGGAAGAAATTGAAAATGCCAAAAAGGATATTCAGGATCTTTTGGGAAAACAGATCCGAGGCATTCGTCAGAAAGATGTAAAAATTCCGCAAGAAAATCTAAAGCTTTTGGAATTCAATTATGTCTCCAATATCGATAATGCCAATATCCTTTTTCCATTCAAACGTCTGAAAAGAGATACTGAAATTACAGAAGAAGATGGACTGAGTATTGTGCCGGAAAGTATCTCTCCTTACAGTCAATTACCTTACAATGATTTTGTATTCCAGATTCTGCCGATGAAGTATTATCAGAATATGGTGTTGGAAACATTACAGAATGAAGAGTTCGTTCTGGTGTATCTCAATATCTGGCAATTCACAGATTTCAATAAATACCGTTTTGATATCCCATTTTATAGAAGCTTATTTTCGGGTAAAAAAATGGAGGATAAACTGGAAGACTTTCTTTCCTTCATTAATGAAAAAGAAATGGCCACTTCCCGAATGAAAGATTATATATTTTAG
- a CDS encoding NAD-dependent epimerase/dehydratase family protein — MESYTERILITGALGQIGTELTNRLVEIHGAENVIASGLDRWQEGITSAGHYERMDVTNTQLVRQIIKDYDITTVYHLASLLSGTSEKQPIFAWKLNLEPLLHFCEMAKEGLLKKIFWPSSIAVFGKGIPKHDVGQDVVLNPTTVYGISKMAGEKWCEYYFDKHGVDVRSIRYPGLISWKTPAGGGTTDYAVEIFYKAIEEGKYTSFISENTGMPMLYMDDAINATLKLMDAPKESLTVRSSYNLGGMSFTPKELAEEITKEIPNFKIDYNPDFRQAIADSWPASIDDSVAKKDWGLSYDFGISEMSKDMIKNLKVKLAKD; from the coding sequence ATGGAATCCTATACGGAAAGAATACTGATTACAGGTGCTTTGGGACAAATTGGCACCGAGCTTACCAATAGACTTGTTGAAATTCACGGAGCGGAAAATGTTATCGCTTCAGGGCTTGACAGATGGCAGGAGGGAATTACTTCTGCGGGTCATTATGAAAGGATGGATGTTACGAATACTCAATTAGTGAGACAGATCATTAAGGATTATGACATCACTACAGTGTATCACCTTGCATCGCTTTTATCCGGAACCTCGGAAAAGCAACCTATTTTTGCATGGAAACTTAATCTTGAACCTCTCCTTCATTTTTGTGAAATGGCTAAGGAAGGGCTTCTTAAAAAGATCTTCTGGCCGAGTTCTATCGCTGTGTTTGGAAAAGGAATTCCAAAACATGACGTAGGACAGGATGTGGTACTGAATCCAACAACTGTTTACGGAATCTCTAAGATGGCAGGGGAGAAGTGGTGTGAATACTATTTCGATAAACATGGAGTGGATGTAAGAAGTATCAGATATCCTGGATTGATCTCATGGAAGACTCCGGCAGGAGGTGGAACTACTGACTATGCGGTTGAGATTTTCTATAAAGCCATTGAAGAAGGAAAGTATACAAGTTTCATTTCTGAGAACACAGGAATGCCAATGTTGTATATGGATGATGCCATCAATGCAACGCTGAAATTAATGGATGCTCCGAAGGAAAGTTTAACGGTTCGTTCATCTTATAACTTAGGCGGAATGTCATTTACTCCAAAAGAATTGGCAGAGGAAATTACCAAAGAAATCCCAAATTTTAAGATTGATTATAACCCGGATTTCAGACAGGCAATTGCTGATTCATGGCCGGCTTCAATTGATGATTCTGTAGCTAAAAAAGATTGGGGATTGTCTTACGATTTCGGAATTTCTGAAATGTCTAAAGATATGATCAAGAATCTTAAAGTAAAATTAGCTAAGGATTAA
- the ggt gene encoding gamma-glutamyltransferase: MKKILMASIILASQLSWAQFTDINIVKEVKVKNKGVVVSAHPLASEAGAKILRMGGNAYDAITATQYALAVVYPQAGNIGGGGFLVGVKNNGEKFTLDYRETAPKKASRDMYLDKNGKANTDLSQNGRLAVGIPGSIAGFFATLKHCKLPMEKIIQPAIDLAEQGFAITEQEADMLNNNREHFKKHNTSAIIFVKDNLWKAGDLLIQKDLAETLRLIQKLGAKGFYEGKTADLLIAEMKKGNGIITLDDLKKYKVAERKALEFDYKGNNVVSMPLPSSGGLLLAQMLRMASFENLEKYQQNSTQAVQIMTEAERRAFADRAEYMGDPDFIQDKTPYLISDEYLKGRWKSFSFDKATPSAEVGKIIEQPKESTQTTHISVLDKDGNAASVTTTLNGYYGSKVLVSGAGFFLNNEMDDFSIKPGVPNMFGAVGGEANSIQPNKRMLSSMTPTILLKNGKPYMVVGTPGGTTIPTSVYQSIVNVVDFKLNANIAVNAPKFHHQWLPETIKVENNFPESTITELKKKNYTFEKVKQIGKTEVIVLDENGNIHAVADGRGDDSVAVE, encoded by the coding sequence ATGAAGAAGATCTTAATGGCTTCGATTATATTAGCCAGCCAGCTTAGCTGGGCTCAGTTTACAGATATCAATATTGTAAAAGAGGTAAAGGTTAAGAATAAAGGTGTAGTGGTCTCTGCCCATCCATTGGCAAGTGAAGCAGGAGCAAAAATCCTGAGAATGGGAGGAAATGCCTATGATGCGATTACCGCTACTCAATATGCACTGGCAGTAGTATATCCTCAGGCAGGAAACATCGGTGGTGGTGGATTCTTGGTGGGGGTAAAAAATAATGGTGAAAAATTCACTCTGGACTACAGGGAAACAGCTCCCAAAAAAGCTTCCAGAGATATGTATCTGGATAAAAACGGAAAAGCAAACACTGATCTATCTCAGAACGGACGTCTGGCAGTAGGTATTCCAGGAAGTATAGCTGGTTTTTTTGCGACCTTGAAACACTGTAAACTTCCTATGGAAAAGATTATCCAGCCTGCTATTGATCTGGCAGAACAAGGGTTTGCTATTACCGAGCAGGAAGCAGATATGCTGAATAATAATAGAGAGCATTTTAAGAAACATAATACATCAGCCATCATTTTTGTAAAAGACAACCTATGGAAAGCCGGTGATCTTTTGATTCAAAAAGACTTGGCTGAAACTTTAAGATTGATCCAAAAACTGGGAGCTAAGGGTTTTTATGAAGGAAAAACAGCTGACCTTTTGATTGCCGAAATGAAAAAAGGTAATGGGATTATTACATTAGATGACCTTAAAAAGTATAAAGTTGCTGAAAGAAAAGCTTTAGAATTTGACTACAAAGGCAATAATGTCGTTTCAATGCCTTTGCCTTCAAGCGGCGGATTACTTCTTGCCCAGATGTTGAGAATGGCTAGCTTTGAAAATCTTGAAAAATACCAGCAAAACTCAACACAAGCTGTTCAGATCATGACGGAAGCAGAAAGAAGAGCTTTTGCAGACAGGGCTGAATATATGGGAGATCCGGATTTCATTCAGGATAAGACACCTTACCTGATTTCGGACGAATACTTAAAAGGCAGATGGAAGAGCTTCAGTTTTGATAAAGCAACTCCAAGTGCTGAAGTCGGAAAAATCATAGAACAACCTAAAGAATCTACTCAAACCACTCATATCTCTGTTCTTGACAAGGATGGCAACGCTGCTTCAGTAACCACTACTCTGAACGGATATTATGGAAGTAAGGTATTGGTTTCAGGAGCCGGTTTCTTTTTGAATAATGAAATGGATGATTTCTCTATTAAGCCTGGCGTTCCCAATATGTTTGGAGCGGTAGGTGGAGAAGCCAACTCTATTCAGCCAAATAAAAGGATGCTTTCTTCTATGACGCCTACAATTTTGCTTAAAAATGGAAAACCTTATATGGTCGTAGGAACTCCGGGAGGAACTACTATTCCCACTTCCGTATACCAATCCATTGTCAATGTAGTTGATTTTAAGCTCAATGCTAATATTGCAGTGAATGCTCCTAAGTTCCATCATCAGTGGCTTCCGGAAACCATAAAAGTAGAAAATAACTTCCCGGAAAGCACCATTACTGAACTGAAAAAGAAAAATTACACCTTTGAAAAGGTAAAACAAATTGGAAAGACAGAAGTAATTGTTCTTGACGAAAACGGCAACATTCACGCTGTAGCAGATGGTCGTGGAGATGATTCTGTAGCTGTGGAATAA
- a CDS encoding dicarboxylate/amino acid:cation symporter, whose protein sequence is MKAKKIYNQLYFQVIIAISAGILLGNFYPELGEKMKPLGDGFIKLVKMIIAPVIFITLTLGIAHMTDLKKVGRIAIKAMIYFFTFSTLALIIGLVIGNLLQPGHGLNIDPATLTGNVSEYQEKAHESTLTRFIMNIIPETLFSPLVGDNILQVLLVAILMGVALVLTKEKSQKVTDFLQDLSAPIFKIVHILMKLAPVGAFGAMAFTIGKYGIHSVLNLLFLVATFYITSFLFVVLVLGAVAWYNGFNIFKLLFYLKEELLLVLGTSSSESALPGIMEKMEKAGCSRTIVGLVVPTGYSFNLDGTNIYMTLASLFIAQALNIPLSIEKQLMLLLVAMLSSKGAAGVTGAGFVTLAATLAVVPEIPIAGMTLILGIDKFMSECRALTNVIGNSVATVVVANWEKQLDKEQLQYCLDNPQEVEKELEG, encoded by the coding sequence TTGAAAGCAAAAAAAATATACAATCAGCTCTATTTTCAGGTAATTATCGCCATAAGTGCGGGAATTTTACTGGGAAACTTCTATCCTGAACTGGGAGAAAAAATGAAACCTTTGGGAGATGGCTTTATCAAACTGGTAAAAATGATCATCGCTCCGGTAATCTTCATTACACTTACTCTGGGGATTGCTCATATGACTGACCTTAAAAAAGTGGGAAGAATTGCTATAAAAGCAATGATTTATTTCTTCACCTTCTCTACCCTAGCCCTTATCATTGGTCTGGTAATCGGGAATCTATTACAACCCGGACATGGATTAAACATTGACCCTGCAACTCTTACCGGAAATGTCTCAGAATACCAGGAGAAGGCTCATGAGTCTACCCTTACACGCTTTATTATGAATATTATTCCTGAAACACTTTTCAGTCCTTTGGTAGGAGATAATATTCTTCAGGTACTTCTTGTTGCTATTTTAATGGGTGTTGCATTGGTTTTAACAAAAGAAAAAAGCCAGAAAGTAACTGATTTTCTTCAGGATCTTTCTGCTCCCATTTTCAAGATTGTTCATATTCTGATGAAGCTTGCTCCAGTAGGTGCTTTCGGAGCCATGGCATTTACTATAGGAAAATACGGTATTCATTCTGTCCTGAATCTTCTATTTCTGGTGGCCACCTTCTATATCACCTCTTTCCTTTTTGTTGTTTTGGTGTTAGGAGCAGTGGCATGGTACAATGGATTTAACATTTTCAAACTGTTATTTTACCTTAAAGAAGAGCTTCTTTTGGTTTTGGGAACAAGCTCTTCGGAATCTGCGCTTCCGGGAATTATGGAGAAAATGGAAAAAGCAGGTTGTTCACGAACCATAGTAGGTCTCGTAGTTCCTACTGGCTATTCTTTTAATCTCGACGGAACTAATATTTATATGACGCTTGCTTCACTGTTTATTGCCCAGGCACTCAATATTCCCCTTTCCATCGAAAAGCAACTGATGCTTCTTTTGGTAGCTATGCTCAGTTCAAAAGGTGCAGCTGGAGTTACCGGTGCAGGTTTTGTAACATTAGCTGCAACATTAGCTGTTGTGCCGGAAATTCCCATAGCCGGAATGACCTTAATTCTTGGTATTGATAAATTTATGAGTGAATGCCGTGCCTTAACAAATGTTATAGGGAACTCTGTAGCTACTGTTGTGGTAGCAAATTGGGAAAAACAACTGGACAAGGAACAACTACAATATTGCTTGGATAATCCTCAGGAGGTTGAAAAAGAGCTGGAAGGCTGA
- a CDS encoding diacylglycerol/lipid kinase family protein: MEKVAFIINPFSAKKNYQPFLNELKNKVGNPLYYVSESIPGTDEFIKKHFDEVDVFVAIGGDGTISTVAKNLISTDKILAIFPAGSGNGFSNETRFSKNLDELLEKIKAKQSRKIDTFTVNDRLSINVSGTGFDGKVVKEFEKTSRGFKNYIKVSLKTFFNYRPIKVTFFEEEYKQYNGRYLMLNIANTRQFGNNAYIAPKASKSDGLVDMVLVKKFPLTYSALFAFRMFTKRLKDDEYVTYLPVSEISFKVNTKNWHLDGEFNKIESPVHVKVQPASLNILV; the protein is encoded by the coding sequence ATGGAAAAAGTAGCTTTTATTATCAATCCTTTTTCGGCCAAAAAGAATTATCAGCCGTTTTTGAACGAACTTAAAAATAAGGTAGGTAATCCTTTGTATTACGTCTCTGAATCTATTCCGGGAACAGACGAATTTATCAAAAAACATTTTGATGAAGTAGATGTTTTTGTGGCTATTGGCGGGGATGGAACAATTTCTACCGTAGCAAAAAATCTGATTTCTACAGATAAAATTCTGGCTATTTTTCCGGCAGGTTCGGGGAATGGATTTTCCAATGAAACCCGTTTCAGTAAGAATTTGGATGAACTTTTAGAGAAAATAAAAGCCAAGCAGTCCAGAAAGATTGATACTTTTACTGTTAACGACAGGCTTTCCATCAACGTTTCAGGAACAGGGTTTGATGGGAAAGTGGTCAAAGAATTTGAAAAAACCAGCCGCGGCTTCAAAAATTATATCAAAGTTTCCCTGAAAACATTCTTTAACTATAGACCGATCAAGGTTACTTTCTTTGAAGAGGAATATAAACAGTACAACGGAAGGTATCTGATGCTGAATATTGCCAATACCCGTCAGTTCGGAAATAACGCCTATATTGCACCCAAAGCAAGCAAAAGTGACGGATTGGTAGATATGGTTTTGGTTAAAAAATTTCCTTTAACTTATTCTGCATTATTTGCTTTCAGAATGTTTACCAAGAGGCTAAAAGATGATGAATATGTTACTTACCTTCCTGTTTCAGAGATTTCATTTAAAGTAAATACCAAAAACTGGCATCTTGATGGGGAATTCAATAAAATAGAATCCCCTGTCCATGTGAAAGTACAGCCTGCAAGTTTGAATATTTTGGTTTAA
- a CDS encoding RsiV family protein yields MKNTIAVLALSSFFVFTACKKDKTAEIPTDKTENKSSEEFVVDSVIVKDSTKIADSLKLTYTSKLLVFPTIKDKSLLDSIYFQNDKIKDFSKTGLQTYVEGEKNNYFNSIKKDSKDWASDITYGQDWYSSSHMNLVSNTNGYLHIQYTGSGYEGGAHDNYGFSERIFDLKNNKKLELKDITSTPKAKLEAMLMRNINNINSGTMDGDGSVKNSEMLLVEKIPASDNFYFDDKNLYFHYSPYEIAAFAAGDITIPISWEELKGTLNAEFKERMKIK; encoded by the coding sequence ATGAAAAATACAATTGCCGTTCTTGCACTTTCTTCGTTCTTTGTTTTTACTGCTTGTAAGAAAGATAAAACGGCAGAAATACCAACCGATAAAACGGAAAATAAAAGTTCTGAAGAATTTGTAGTTGATTCAGTAATAGTAAAAGATTCTACAAAAATAGCAGATTCTTTAAAGCTTACTTATACTTCTAAGTTATTGGTATTTCCTACTATAAAAGATAAAAGTCTTTTAGACAGCATCTATTTTCAGAATGATAAAATAAAGGATTTTTCTAAAACAGGACTCCAAACGTATGTGGAAGGTGAAAAAAATAATTATTTTAATTCTATAAAAAAAGACAGCAAAGATTGGGCTTCAGATATTACTTATGGCCAGGATTGGTATTCAAGTTCCCATATGAACCTTGTATCCAATACCAATGGGTATCTGCATATTCAGTATACAGGAAGCGGATATGAAGGCGGAGCACATGATAATTATGGGTTCTCAGAAAGGATATTTGACCTGAAGAACAATAAAAAATTAGAATTAAAAGATATTACTTCCACGCCAAAGGCTAAACTTGAAGCCATGTTGATGAGAAACATCAATAATATCAACAGCGGAACAATGGATGGAGACGGAAGTGTGAAAAATTCAGAAATGTTGTTGGTGGAAAAGATTCCAGCTTCAGACAACTTCTATTTTGATGACAAAAATCTATATTTTCACTATAGCCCATATGAAATTGCAGCATTTGCAGCTGGAGATATCACGATTCCTATTTCATGGGAGGAGTTGAAAGGGACATTAAATGCAGAATTTAAAGAAAGAATGAAAATTAAATAA
- a CDS encoding transglutaminase-like domain-containing protein, producing the protein MKKIILLIICSANIMVVQAQKHEFLNPPKFSDADLSKAKSLLDENAPAEILYKSVHFMIDNSTGNLHKKYFYRVKVYDKDKAEDWLNLEVPLYQSGSDKELLGKFKAFTYNLENGATVPVKVEKSSQYKSKESKYINLTKFAFPNVKNGSVLEYQYEIISPYLFNIPEFLIESDTPSLYTEYVLDAPINISYNINYTGALIPKHRVIEEQSIFGAQYKTYRFAYENVKGFKPEKFVRNDRNYRTKVSAELHSTNFKEFKLYSSSWDQISKRLYENEYFGDELKKTKLAKDNMPAGVLNMRTDLEKANALFSYVQKTFTWNKDKGIYTDDGIKKLLETKVGNAAEINLYLTMLFREAGLQADPMVISTVGHGIINLVSPNVSNMDFVLASVNMGGQYRIYDATSKQSSIDELPLRDWNQYGILLTKTKALQIQMENRKESNTFLTIDAKLNDDGTISGSYSDKDTGAFAMYVKDSYDENPEKYKKQYKENFSIDFTGIDSKVLENGEFESTMKFSSSNLIDKVGKKLIINPMLFLNKVSNEFDQTEDRRYPIDFGAPTMKVKKVILELPEGYVIEEMPKNKKIRTDDKEIEFSYAVEQKGNKLELTSYTKVASADYPKEYYPAFKQIWGVASKQQNQVISLVKK; encoded by the coding sequence ATGAAGAAAATAATATTGCTGATTATTTGTTCAGCAAACATAATGGTCGTTCAAGCTCAAAAGCATGAGTTTTTGAATCCGCCCAAATTCTCTGATGCAGATCTTTCAAAAGCAAAGTCATTATTAGATGAAAATGCTCCGGCAGAGATCTTATATAAATCAGTACATTTTATGATCGATAACTCTACAGGAAATTTGCATAAAAAATATTTTTATAGAGTAAAAGTGTATGATAAAGACAAAGCAGAAGATTGGTTAAATCTTGAAGTTCCTCTGTATCAGTCGGGATCAGATAAAGAGCTGTTGGGAAAATTCAAAGCCTTTACCTATAATTTAGAGAATGGTGCTACCGTTCCTGTAAAAGTGGAAAAAAGTTCGCAATATAAAAGTAAGGAAAGTAAATACATAAACTTAACCAAATTTGCTTTTCCCAATGTGAAAAACGGATCTGTATTAGAATATCAGTATGAGATTATCTCACCTTATTTATTCAATATCCCAGAATTTTTAATTGAATCGGATACACCCTCTCTTTATACAGAATATGTTTTAGATGCTCCCATTAATATTTCTTATAACATAAACTATACAGGAGCTTTGATTCCTAAGCACAGAGTAATAGAAGAACAGTCTATTTTTGGTGCCCAATACAAAACGTATAGATTTGCATACGAGAATGTAAAAGGCTTCAAACCAGAAAAATTTGTAAGAAATGACAGAAATTACAGAACAAAGGTAAGTGCAGAACTTCATTCCACCAATTTTAAAGAATTCAAACTTTATTCCTCTTCTTGGGATCAGATCAGTAAAAGACTTTATGAAAATGAATATTTTGGAGATGAATTAAAGAAAACAAAACTGGCAAAGGATAATATGCCTGCAGGCGTACTCAACATGAGAACTGACCTTGAAAAAGCCAATGCTCTATTTTCATATGTCCAAAAAACATTCACCTGGAACAAAGATAAGGGAATCTATACTGATGATGGAATTAAAAAACTATTGGAGACCAAAGTAGGGAATGCTGCAGAAATTAATCTGTATCTGACTATGCTTTTCCGTGAAGCTGGCCTTCAGGCAGATCCAATGGTTATTTCTACAGTAGGACATGGGATCATCAATCTTGTCTCACCCAATGTTTCTAATATGGATTTTGTGCTTGCATCAGTGAATATGGGCGGACAGTATCGTATATATGATGCTACTTCAAAACAGTCTTCCATAGATGAGCTTCCTTTAAGAGATTGGAATCAATACGGGATTTTATTAACTAAGACCAAAGCTCTACAAATTCAGATGGAAAATAGGAAAGAGAGCAACACATTCCTCACAATTGATGCAAAGTTGAATGACGATGGCACGATTTCAGGATCTTATTCAGATAAAGATACTGGAGCTTTTGCGATGTATGTGAAAGATAGTTACGATGAGAACCCCGAAAAATATAAAAAGCAATATAAAGAGAATTTCTCTATAGACTTTACAGGAATTGATTCAAAAGTATTGGAAAACGGAGAATTTGAAAGCACTATGAAATTTTCATCATCCAATTTAATAGACAAAGTAGGAAAAAAATTAATCATCAATCCAATGTTGTTTTTAAATAAAGTATCCAATGAATTCGATCAGACGGAGGACAGAAGGTATCCTATTGATTTTGGTGCCCCTACCATGAAAGTGAAAAAAGTAATTCTTGAACTTCCGGAAGGATATGTCATTGAAGAAATGCCAAAAAATAAAAAGATCAGGACAGATGATAAAGAGATAGAATTCAGTTATGCTGTTGAACAAAAAGGAAATAAACTGGAACTAACATCTTACACAAAAGTGGCCAGTGCAGATTATCCTAAAGAATATTATCCGGCTTTCAAACAAATTTGGGGAGTCGCTTCTAAGCAACAAAATCAGGTAATCAGCCTTGTAAAGAAATAA
- a CDS encoding DUF3858 domain-containing protein, whose protein sequence is MAALQLQGSVEEKVKKIYQYMQAKTRYIYVGLGIGGWLPMMPDEVHKKGYGDCKGLTNYMKTLLNEAGIPSYYCVINSGGSQVSFDPDFPKMGGNHAILMVPTENGNIWLENTSQQTAFNHLSYSTTDRNVLSIKKNGIELINTPIYSADQNKEKQKLKIKIGEDNSISGEGNFFYTGNQYDYNLGFGSLNPKEKNDALKKRFDVLNFEKVEMKNFVNDKDKAVITYDIDFKTNNYCKNAGSSLIFRAVPIFSDNVYKTEENRELPFEIRQSYEDDYEINFTIPKGYKTDETPDDTNINSEFGHYKLSFVKNGEEIKVIRKIQINKGTYSKEKYNDYVGFRKKIINMDNSKILITKI, encoded by the coding sequence GTGGCAGCTCTACAACTTCAGGGCTCTGTAGAAGAAAAGGTAAAGAAGATTTATCAGTATATGCAAGCCAAAACCAGATATATATATGTGGGATTGGGGATTGGAGGCTGGCTTCCTATGATGCCGGATGAAGTGCATAAAAAAGGATATGGAGACTGTAAAGGTCTTACCAATTATATGAAAACCCTATTGAATGAAGCGGGAATTCCTTCTTACTACTGTGTGATCAACTCAGGAGGTTCACAGGTTTCCTTTGATCCGGACTTTCCGAAAATGGGCGGAAACCATGCTATTTTAATGGTGCCTACAGAAAACGGAAATATTTGGCTTGAAAATACATCACAGCAGACTGCATTCAATCATTTAAGTTATAGTACTACAGATAGAAATGTACTTTCTATAAAGAAAAATGGGATTGAATTGATTAATACACCAATTTATTCAGCAGATCAGAATAAAGAAAAACAAAAACTGAAAATAAAAATAGGAGAAGATAACAGCATATCAGGAGAAGGAAATTTCTTCTATACAGGAAATCAATATGATTATAATTTAGGATTTGGCAGCCTTAACCCCAAAGAAAAAAATGATGCATTGAAAAAAAGATTTGATGTATTAAACTTTGAAAAAGTGGAAATGAAAAACTTTGTCAATGACAAAGATAAAGCTGTTATTACCTATGATATAGACTTTAAAACTAATAATTATTGTAAAAATGCAGGAAGCAGTCTCATATTCAGAGCCGTTCCTATTTTCTCAGATAATGTTTATAAAACAGAAGAAAACCGTGAGCTGCCTTTTGAGATCAGACAATCTTATGAAGATGATTATGAGATCAACTTTACGATTCCTAAAGGTTATAAGACTGATGAGACCCCTGATGATACCAATATTAATTCTGAATTTGGTCATTATAAATTGAGCTTTGTTAAAAATGGCGAGGAAATAAAGGTCATTAGAAAGATCCAGATCAATAAAGGAACCTACTCAAAAGAGAAATACAATGATTATGTAGGCTTCAGAAAGAAAATAATAAACATGGATAACTCAAAAATTTTAATCACAAAAATATAA
- a CDS encoding DUF3857 domain-containing protein, which translates to MMKIFFLGALSTASLYFAQSYPASSIPENLKKNANVVIRKDLTTVQINKIDEIKYQYTTVTTVLNKDGDEKATAYIPYDKTTSISDIKVTIYDESGKKIKSYSKSDFSDFANNTQGVFYSDNRVMIFSYTPVQYPYTIDFSYQSQGKNTIFIPDFVPFYSTNTSLEEAEMKVINTSGIDLRTKIYPSKYNYASATESSNGNEKKYSYKNVPAIDDALLIPEPVKILPKVSFALTKFNLAGNKEL; encoded by the coding sequence ATGATGAAAATATTCTTTCTTGGGGCATTGTCTACAGCCTCATTATATTTTGCCCAAAGCTATCCGGCTTCTTCAATCCCAGAAAATTTAAAGAAAAATGCTAACGTTGTTATCAGAAAAGATCTTACAACGGTTCAGATCAATAAAATTGATGAAATAAAGTATCAATATACTACAGTAACCACCGTTTTAAATAAAGATGGTGATGAAAAAGCGACTGCTTATATTCCTTATGATAAAACAACCAGTATTTCCGATATAAAAGTTACCATCTATGATGAATCCGGAAAGAAAATTAAAAGTTATTCTAAATCGGATTTTAGCGATTTTGCAAATAATACACAAGGAGTGTTTTATTCTGATAATAGAGTAATGATATTTTCATATACTCCTGTTCAATATCCTTATACCATTGATTTTTCTTATCAGTCTCAAGGTAAAAATACTATTTTCATCCCTGATTTTGTACCCTTTTACTCTACCAATACCTCTTTGGAGGAAGCAGAAATGAAGGTTATTAATACCTCAGGAATTGATCTTCGAACCAAAATTTATCCATCAAAATATAACTACGCTTCAGCAACGGAGAGTAGTAATGGGAATGAAAAAAAATATTCTTATAAAAATGTTCCTGCCATAGATGATGCATTATTGATTCCGGAGCCTGTTAAAATATTGCCTAAGGTAAGTTTTGCTCTTACCAAGTTCAATCTGGCAGGAAACAAGGAACTTTAA
- a CDS encoding DUF5684 domain-containing protein, which translates to MLTLLQTDPYNGVDAASSAAAAGLGIGSMFMSLLVYLFYGYCMFKIFKKAGREDAWAAFVPIYNAVVMLDIVKKPIWWIILFLIPFVNLFAAWVVNDRLAKGFAKETPLYTILLFFLGFIFIPVLGLGSDTYDSKRIPND; encoded by the coding sequence ATGTTAACTCTTTTACAAACAGACCCCTACAATGGGGTAGATGCGGCTTCCAGTGCAGCCGCTGCAGGATTAGGGATTGGATCAATGTTCATGAGTTTACTTGTGTATCTATTCTATGGATATTGTATGTTCAAGATCTTTAAAAAAGCAGGTCGGGAAGATGCCTGGGCAGCTTTTGTCCCTATTTATAATGCTGTTGTCATGCTGGATATTGTGAAAAAACCTATATGGTGGATCATTTTATTCTTAATTCCATTTGTAAATCTGTTTGCTGCGTGGGTAGTTAATGACAGATTAGCTAAAGGTTTTGCAAAAGAAACTCCATTGTATACTATTCTGTTATTTTTCTTAGGGTTTATTTTTATTCCTGTATTAGGACTTGGAAGTGATACTTATGATAGTAAAAGAATTCCAAATGATTAG